The following proteins are co-located in the Palaemon carinicauda isolate YSFRI2023 chromosome 3, ASM3689809v2, whole genome shotgun sequence genome:
- the LOC137638585 gene encoding BRCA2-interacting transcriptional repressor EMSY isoform X2 yields MMDIESSRPHKWPQLLDMTKEECQKSLRALEISAYSQMISVLRAQGELTKEKKKLLNDLQNIFSINLERHRAEIRRAVNDEKLNTIAETLAGPNTGVEWAVEGRRLIPLMPRVPPQTAYTALATRMAMLYYNMNSKMPPPAATAHYGKFDDLGCESDATDSEEETEGLRFISGAMVPQQYNADQGLYTTLPQSQARIARISSKENRENREAPTTTTASSVSSGPMSMGPMAMGSAGSDKRKRKRSLSTDHPLPPPPPQPVSREQPLTPNTPTKPQKFYELQIGGISRPIPGPPMKITVTGNVTRGTPGTPTSTLGGHTQKVILVSTSGASGVGGNMYQRSLTVPVMKGGPGAPPTVMRGMPAGPGPISSNQMQTGGSIGSSSNVMVPTSYASGGQSASGGGIPQPVMPPGTYVNRMRPRVPSGALPPRPRQRSNSLVLHTEPTMPQRGVEANSGSGSGNMGSSSHLGSVPGFSGGPPGMIGSSAPSSHTVPPSHLMTHQTIQVRPGPPVTPGKAIQIRQEATGAKIITHTVGGSGSGLGGPSNISSTGGTSSTGGLSSNTPSRLMGRPPLLPPNSPQGTGGPLYVVTTNSGTITVVTRTVAAGQGTGPRVVTVNTINAPKSSVGGVRAASPATVVSVGPKTVQTVRVTPQGPAGLRPVLGSAKSNVIVVHKGAPHGTRPVGIQGIRDVPTKITIGKTLGGNANTAVLQKPPPAPRGTVGSSNVVSSGPQTSQGNVIVVDMSGAEGNAVSNPNSLADILQATGILDAAAAASGSSSATNTNSSSTNASGSASTTSTTALSTRSLAVSAMNTSTSAGGSSIEKNSTSGSRGQGGGESGEGEGEWLNLGLESGDSPGQSLPEGQMQMLEEAVEILGRGDKESARNLLRQAGIELLDSPGDIVEQGGEAASMASLISGLSSQLPGGHIDGSALPPVGELDPATGFFYNPSSTESSSDSNSNSDMIKAGKITVALIWKGSIQRENK; encoded by the exons ATG ATGGATATTGAAAGCAGTAGGCCACATAAGTGGCCACAACTGCTTGATATGACAAAAGAGGAGTGCCAAAAATCTCTGCGAGCTCTTG AAATATCTGCTTACAGCCAAATGATATCAGTCCTTCGGGCCCAAGGAGAActtactaaagaaaaaaagaaacttttaaatgATCTACAAAATATTTTTTCGATAAACTTAGAACGTCATAGGGCAGAGATAAGACGAGCTGttaatgatgaaaaattaaatactataGCAGAGAC gTTAGCGGGCCCTAATACAGGAGTTGAGTGGGCAGTAGAAGGAAGAAGGTTAATCCCCCTTATGCCTAGAGTGCCACCTCAGACTGCATATACAGCATTGGCAACTAGGATGGCAATGCTTTATTACAATATGAATTCAAAAATGCCTCCACCAGCAGCAACAGCCCATTATGGGAAGTTTGATG ATCTTGGTTGCGAGTCTGATGCCACAGATTCGGAGGAAGAGACTGAAGGTTTACGTTTTATATCGGGAGccatggttccccagcagtataaTGCAGATCAGGGTCTATACACAACGCTTCCACAATCACAAGCTCGCATTGCGAGAATATCGTC TAAAGAGAATAGAGAAAATAGGGAAGCTCCTACCACCACCACCGCGTCTTCAGTAAGTAGTGGCCCTATGAGCATGGGTCCTATGGCAATGGGTAGTGCTGGGAGTGACAAAAGAAAACGAAAGAGGTCTCTTTCAACTGATCACCCATTGCCGCCTCCTCCTCCTCAACCTGTTAGTCGGGAACAACCTCTAACGCCAAATACACCAACCAAACCACAA AAATTTTATGAGTTGCAGATCGGGGGAATTAGTAGACCAATCCCAGGACCACCCATGAAAATAACTGTTACTGGTAATGTCACCAGAGGTACCCCTGGCACGCCGACATCCACTCTAGGTGGTCATACTCAGAAG GTAATACTGGTGTCTACCTCAGGAGCAAGTGGTGTTGGAGGTAACATGTATCAACGTTCTCTAACTGTCCCAGTGATGAAAGGGGGGCCAGGAGCCCCTCCCACTGTAATGAGAGGTATGCCAGCAGGTCCTGGCCCAATATCCTCAAATCAAATGCAGACGG GTGGTAGCATTGGCTCTTCTTCAAATGTTATGGTACCTACTTCATATGCCAGTGGGGGTCAGAGTGCATCGGGTGGGGGAATTCCTCAGCCAG TAATGCCCCCTGGAACATACGTCAATAGAATGAGGCCGAGGGTGCCCTCCGGAGCCTTGCCTCCCAGACCTCGGCAGAGATCAAACTCTCTCGTTCTTCATACAGAACCAACGATGCCACAAAGAG GTGTAGAAGCCAATTCTGGTAGTGGATCAGGTAATATGGGATCAAGCAGTCACCTTGGTTCAGTCCCTGGGTTTTCTGGCGGCCCACCTGGTATGATAGGGTCTTCTGCTCCATCATCGCATACTGTACCACCAAGCCATCTCATGACTCATCAGACAATACAG GTACGACCAGGCCCACCAGTTACGCCGGGTAAAGCCATCCAGATACGGCAAGAAGCAA CAGGAGCTAAGATCATAACCCATACAGTAGGTGGTAGCGGAAGTGGTCTTGGTGGGCCAAGTAACATCTCTAGTACTGGTGGAACTAGCAGCACAGGTGGCCTAAGTTCAAACACCCCTAGTAGGTTGATGGGACGACCACCTCTTCTTCCTCCCAACTCCCCCCAGGGAACTGGAGGGCCTCTCTATGTAGTTACGACTAATTCAGGAACTATAACTGTCGTCACGCGCACAGTCGCTGCTGGACAGG GTACTGGCCCCCGTGTTGTCACAGTAAATACCATCAATGCCCCGAAATCCTCGGTAGGTGGCGTTCGTGCTGCTTCTCCGGCGACAGTAGTTTCTGTTGGTCCAAAAACTGTTCAGACAGTGAGAGTTACACCTCAGGGTCCAGCAGGACTGCGACCCGTATTAGGCAGTGCGAAGTCTAACGTTATTGTTGTGCACAAAGGTGCCCCACATGGAACAAGACCAGTCGGTATTCAAGGAATCCGG GATGTTCCTACGAAGATCACAATCGGGAAAACCCTTGGTGGTAATGCCAACACTGCTGTACTTCAGAAGCCCCCTCCTGCTCCCAGAGGAACTGTCGGCTCTTCAAATGTGGTCTCCTCAGGTCCACAAACATCTCAGGGGAATGTAATAGTTGTTGACATGAGTGGTGCTGAAGGAAATGCTGTCAGTAACCCAAATTCTTTGGCCGACATCCTACAGGCTACAGGTATActggatgctgctgctgctg CCAGTGGATCATCTTCGGCAACTAACACTAACTCCTCTTCCACCAATGCATCTGGCTCTGCAAGTACAACATCTACCACAGCCTTGTCTACCAGGTCGTTGGCTGTTTCTGCGATGAATACATCTACGTCGGCAGGAGGTAGTAGCATTGAAAAAAACAGCACTTCGGGTAGTCGGGGGCAAGGAGGAGGAGAGAGTGGTGAAGGTGAAGGGGAGTGGCTTAACCTTGGATTAGAGTCGGGGGACTCGCCGGGTCAGAGCTTGCCTGAGGGGCAGATGCAAATGTTGG AGGAAGCAGTTGAAATACTAGGGAGAGGGGACAAAGAATCTGCGAGGAATTTGCTTCGTCAGGCAGGAATTGAGCTTCTAGACTCTCCGGGCGATATTGTTGAACAGGGTGGT GAGGCTGCATCCATGGCAAGCTTAATATCAGGTTTATCTTCTCAACTACCTGGCGGTCACATAGATGGTAGTGCTCTCCCTCCTGTTGGAGAGCTTGATCCTGCCACAGGTTTCTTCTACAATCCTTCCAGTA CGGAGAGCTCGtccgacagcaacagcaactcgg
- the LOC137638585 gene encoding BRCA2-interacting transcriptional repressor EMSY isoform X3: MDIESSRPHKWPQLLDMTKEECQKSLRALEISAYSQMISVLRAQGELTKEKKKLLNDLQNIFSINLERHRAEIRRAVNDEKLNTIAETLAGPNTGVEWAVEGRRLIPLMPRVPPQTAYTALATRMAMLYYNMNSKMPPPAATAHYGKFDDLGCESDATDSEEETEGLRFISGAMVPQQYNADQGLYTTLPQSQARIARISSKENRENREAPTTTTASSVSSGPMSMGPMAMGSAGSDKRKRKRSLSTDHPLPPPPPQPVSREQPLTPNTPTKPQKFYELQIGGISRPIPGPPMKITVTGNVTRGTPGTPTSTLGGHTQKVILVSTSGASGVGGNMYQRSLTVPVMKGGPGAPPTVMRGMPAGPGPISSNQMQTGGSIGSSSNVMVPTSYASGGQSASGGGIPQPVMPPGTYVNRMRPRVPSGALPPRPRQRSNSLVLHTEPTMPQRGVEANSGSGSGNMGSSSHLGSVPGFSGGPPGMIGSSAPSSHTVPPSHLMTHQTIQVRPGPPVTPGKAIQIRQEATGAKIITHTVGGSGSGLGGPSNISSTGGTSSTGGLSSNTPSRLMGRPPLLPPNSPQGTGGPLYVVTTNSGTITVVTRTVAAGQGTGPRVVTVNTINAPKSSVGGVRAASPATVVSVGPKTVQTVRVTPQGPAGLRPVLGSAKSNVIVVHKGAPHGTRPVGIQGIRDVPTKITIGKTLGGNANTAVLQKPPPAPRGTVGSSNVVSSGPQTSQGNVIVVDMSGAEGNAVSNPNSLADILQATGILDAAAAASGSSSATNTNSSSTNASGSASTTSTTALSTRSLAVSAMNTSTSAGGSSIEKNSTSGSRGQGGGESGEGEGEWLNLGLESGDSPGQSLPEGQMQMLEEAVEILGRGDKESARNLLRQAGIELLDSPGDIVEQGGEAASMASLISGLSSQLPGGHIDGSALPPVGELDPATGFFYNPSSTESSSDSNSNSDMIKAGKITVALIWKGSIQRENK, encoded by the exons ATGGATATTGAAAGCAGTAGGCCACATAAGTGGCCACAACTGCTTGATATGACAAAAGAGGAGTGCCAAAAATCTCTGCGAGCTCTTG AAATATCTGCTTACAGCCAAATGATATCAGTCCTTCGGGCCCAAGGAGAActtactaaagaaaaaaagaaacttttaaatgATCTACAAAATATTTTTTCGATAAACTTAGAACGTCATAGGGCAGAGATAAGACGAGCTGttaatgatgaaaaattaaatactataGCAGAGAC gTTAGCGGGCCCTAATACAGGAGTTGAGTGGGCAGTAGAAGGAAGAAGGTTAATCCCCCTTATGCCTAGAGTGCCACCTCAGACTGCATATACAGCATTGGCAACTAGGATGGCAATGCTTTATTACAATATGAATTCAAAAATGCCTCCACCAGCAGCAACAGCCCATTATGGGAAGTTTGATG ATCTTGGTTGCGAGTCTGATGCCACAGATTCGGAGGAAGAGACTGAAGGTTTACGTTTTATATCGGGAGccatggttccccagcagtataaTGCAGATCAGGGTCTATACACAACGCTTCCACAATCACAAGCTCGCATTGCGAGAATATCGTC TAAAGAGAATAGAGAAAATAGGGAAGCTCCTACCACCACCACCGCGTCTTCAGTAAGTAGTGGCCCTATGAGCATGGGTCCTATGGCAATGGGTAGTGCTGGGAGTGACAAAAGAAAACGAAAGAGGTCTCTTTCAACTGATCACCCATTGCCGCCTCCTCCTCCTCAACCTGTTAGTCGGGAACAACCTCTAACGCCAAATACACCAACCAAACCACAA AAATTTTATGAGTTGCAGATCGGGGGAATTAGTAGACCAATCCCAGGACCACCCATGAAAATAACTGTTACTGGTAATGTCACCAGAGGTACCCCTGGCACGCCGACATCCACTCTAGGTGGTCATACTCAGAAG GTAATACTGGTGTCTACCTCAGGAGCAAGTGGTGTTGGAGGTAACATGTATCAACGTTCTCTAACTGTCCCAGTGATGAAAGGGGGGCCAGGAGCCCCTCCCACTGTAATGAGAGGTATGCCAGCAGGTCCTGGCCCAATATCCTCAAATCAAATGCAGACGG GTGGTAGCATTGGCTCTTCTTCAAATGTTATGGTACCTACTTCATATGCCAGTGGGGGTCAGAGTGCATCGGGTGGGGGAATTCCTCAGCCAG TAATGCCCCCTGGAACATACGTCAATAGAATGAGGCCGAGGGTGCCCTCCGGAGCCTTGCCTCCCAGACCTCGGCAGAGATCAAACTCTCTCGTTCTTCATACAGAACCAACGATGCCACAAAGAG GTGTAGAAGCCAATTCTGGTAGTGGATCAGGTAATATGGGATCAAGCAGTCACCTTGGTTCAGTCCCTGGGTTTTCTGGCGGCCCACCTGGTATGATAGGGTCTTCTGCTCCATCATCGCATACTGTACCACCAAGCCATCTCATGACTCATCAGACAATACAG GTACGACCAGGCCCACCAGTTACGCCGGGTAAAGCCATCCAGATACGGCAAGAAGCAA CAGGAGCTAAGATCATAACCCATACAGTAGGTGGTAGCGGAAGTGGTCTTGGTGGGCCAAGTAACATCTCTAGTACTGGTGGAACTAGCAGCACAGGTGGCCTAAGTTCAAACACCCCTAGTAGGTTGATGGGACGACCACCTCTTCTTCCTCCCAACTCCCCCCAGGGAACTGGAGGGCCTCTCTATGTAGTTACGACTAATTCAGGAACTATAACTGTCGTCACGCGCACAGTCGCTGCTGGACAGG GTACTGGCCCCCGTGTTGTCACAGTAAATACCATCAATGCCCCGAAATCCTCGGTAGGTGGCGTTCGTGCTGCTTCTCCGGCGACAGTAGTTTCTGTTGGTCCAAAAACTGTTCAGACAGTGAGAGTTACACCTCAGGGTCCAGCAGGACTGCGACCCGTATTAGGCAGTGCGAAGTCTAACGTTATTGTTGTGCACAAAGGTGCCCCACATGGAACAAGACCAGTCGGTATTCAAGGAATCCGG GATGTTCCTACGAAGATCACAATCGGGAAAACCCTTGGTGGTAATGCCAACACTGCTGTACTTCAGAAGCCCCCTCCTGCTCCCAGAGGAACTGTCGGCTCTTCAAATGTGGTCTCCTCAGGTCCACAAACATCTCAGGGGAATGTAATAGTTGTTGACATGAGTGGTGCTGAAGGAAATGCTGTCAGTAACCCAAATTCTTTGGCCGACATCCTACAGGCTACAGGTATActggatgctgctgctgctg CCAGTGGATCATCTTCGGCAACTAACACTAACTCCTCTTCCACCAATGCATCTGGCTCTGCAAGTACAACATCTACCACAGCCTTGTCTACCAGGTCGTTGGCTGTTTCTGCGATGAATACATCTACGTCGGCAGGAGGTAGTAGCATTGAAAAAAACAGCACTTCGGGTAGTCGGGGGCAAGGAGGAGGAGAGAGTGGTGAAGGTGAAGGGGAGTGGCTTAACCTTGGATTAGAGTCGGGGGACTCGCCGGGTCAGAGCTTGCCTGAGGGGCAGATGCAAATGTTGG AGGAAGCAGTTGAAATACTAGGGAGAGGGGACAAAGAATCTGCGAGGAATTTGCTTCGTCAGGCAGGAATTGAGCTTCTAGACTCTCCGGGCGATATTGTTGAACAGGGTGGT GAGGCTGCATCCATGGCAAGCTTAATATCAGGTTTATCTTCTCAACTACCTGGCGGTCACATAGATGGTAGTGCTCTCCCTCCTGTTGGAGAGCTTGATCCTGCCACAGGTTTCTTCTACAATCCTTCCAGTA CGGAGAGCTCGtccgacagcaacagcaactcgg
- the LOC137638585 gene encoding BRCA2-interacting transcriptional repressor EMSY isoform X8 encodes MMDIESSRPHKWPQLLDMTKEECQKSLRALEISAYSQMISVLRAQGELTKEKKKLLNDLQNIFSINLERHRAEIRRAVNDEKLNTIAETLAGPNTGVEWAVEGRRLIPLMPRVPPQTAYTALATRMAMLYYNMNSKMPPPAATAHYGKFDDLGCESDATDSEEETEGLRFISGAMVPQQYNADQGLYTTLPQSQARIARISSKENRENREAPTTTTASSVSSGPMSMGPMAMGSAGSDKRKRKRSLSTDHPLPPPPPQPVSREQPLTPNTPTKPQKFYELQIGGISRPIPGPPMKITVTGNVTRGTPGTPTSTLGGHTQKVILVSTSGASGVGGNMYQRSLTVPVMKGGPGAPPTVMRGMPAGPGPISSNQMQTGGSIGSSSNVMVPTSYASGGQSASGGGIPQPVMPPGTYVNRMRPRVPSGALPPRPRQRSNSLVLHTEPTMPQRGVEANSGSGSGNMGSSSHLGSVPGFSGGPPGMIGSSAPSSHTVPPSHLMTHQTIQVRPGPPVTPGKAIQIRQEASTGPRVVTVNTINAPKSSVGGVRAASPATVVSVGPKTVQTVRVTPQGPAGLRPVLGSAKSNVIVVHKGAPHGTRPVGIQGIRDVPTKITIGKTLGGNANTAVLQKPPPAPRGTVGSSNVVSSGPQTSQGNVIVVDMSGAEGNAVSNPNSLADILQATGILDAAAAASGSSSATNTNSSSTNASGSASTTSTTALSTRSLAVSAMNTSTSAGGSSIEKNSTSGSRGQGGGESGEGEGEWLNLGLESGDSPGQSLPEGQMQMLEEAVEILGRGDKESARNLLRQAGIELLDSPGDIVEQGGEAASMASLISGLSSQLPGGHIDGSALPPVGELDPATGFFYNPSSTESSSDSNSNSDMIKAGKITVALIWKGSIQRENK; translated from the exons ATGGATATTGAAAGCAGTAGGCCACATAAGTGGCCACAACTGCTTGATATGACAAAAGAGGAGTGCCAAAAATCTCTGCGAGCTCTTG AAATATCTGCTTACAGCCAAATGATATCAGTCCTTCGGGCCCAAGGAGAActtactaaagaaaaaaagaaacttttaaatgATCTACAAAATATTTTTTCGATAAACTTAGAACGTCATAGGGCAGAGATAAGACGAGCTGttaatgatgaaaaattaaatactataGCAGAGAC gTTAGCGGGCCCTAATACAGGAGTTGAGTGGGCAGTAGAAGGAAGAAGGTTAATCCCCCTTATGCCTAGAGTGCCACCTCAGACTGCATATACAGCATTGGCAACTAGGATGGCAATGCTTTATTACAATATGAATTCAAAAATGCCTCCACCAGCAGCAACAGCCCATTATGGGAAGTTTGATG ATCTTGGTTGCGAGTCTGATGCCACAGATTCGGAGGAAGAGACTGAAGGTTTACGTTTTATATCGGGAGccatggttccccagcagtataaTGCAGATCAGGGTCTATACACAACGCTTCCACAATCACAAGCTCGCATTGCGAGAATATCGTC TAAAGAGAATAGAGAAAATAGGGAAGCTCCTACCACCACCACCGCGTCTTCAGTAAGTAGTGGCCCTATGAGCATGGGTCCTATGGCAATGGGTAGTGCTGGGAGTGACAAAAGAAAACGAAAGAGGTCTCTTTCAACTGATCACCCATTGCCGCCTCCTCCTCCTCAACCTGTTAGTCGGGAACAACCTCTAACGCCAAATACACCAACCAAACCACAA AAATTTTATGAGTTGCAGATCGGGGGAATTAGTAGACCAATCCCAGGACCACCCATGAAAATAACTGTTACTGGTAATGTCACCAGAGGTACCCCTGGCACGCCGACATCCACTCTAGGTGGTCATACTCAGAAG GTAATACTGGTGTCTACCTCAGGAGCAAGTGGTGTTGGAGGTAACATGTATCAACGTTCTCTAACTGTCCCAGTGATGAAAGGGGGGCCAGGAGCCCCTCCCACTGTAATGAGAGGTATGCCAGCAGGTCCTGGCCCAATATCCTCAAATCAAATGCAGACGG GTGGTAGCATTGGCTCTTCTTCAAATGTTATGGTACCTACTTCATATGCCAGTGGGGGTCAGAGTGCATCGGGTGGGGGAATTCCTCAGCCAG TAATGCCCCCTGGAACATACGTCAATAGAATGAGGCCGAGGGTGCCCTCCGGAGCCTTGCCTCCCAGACCTCGGCAGAGATCAAACTCTCTCGTTCTTCATACAGAACCAACGATGCCACAAAGAG GTGTAGAAGCCAATTCTGGTAGTGGATCAGGTAATATGGGATCAAGCAGTCACCTTGGTTCAGTCCCTGGGTTTTCTGGCGGCCCACCTGGTATGATAGGGTCTTCTGCTCCATCATCGCATACTGTACCACCAAGCCATCTCATGACTCATCAGACAATACAG GTACGACCAGGCCCACCAGTTACGCCGGGTAAAGCCATCCAGATACGGCAAGAAGCAA GTACTGGCCCCCGTGTTGTCACAGTAAATACCATCAATGCCCCGAAATCCTCGGTAGGTGGCGTTCGTGCTGCTTCTCCGGCGACAGTAGTTTCTGTTGGTCCAAAAACTGTTCAGACAGTGAGAGTTACACCTCAGGGTCCAGCAGGACTGCGACCCGTATTAGGCAGTGCGAAGTCTAACGTTATTGTTGTGCACAAAGGTGCCCCACATGGAACAAGACCAGTCGGTATTCAAGGAATCCGG GATGTTCCTACGAAGATCACAATCGGGAAAACCCTTGGTGGTAATGCCAACACTGCTGTACTTCAGAAGCCCCCTCCTGCTCCCAGAGGAACTGTCGGCTCTTCAAATGTGGTCTCCTCAGGTCCACAAACATCTCAGGGGAATGTAATAGTTGTTGACATGAGTGGTGCTGAAGGAAATGCTGTCAGTAACCCAAATTCTTTGGCCGACATCCTACAGGCTACAGGTATActggatgctgctgctgctg CCAGTGGATCATCTTCGGCAACTAACACTAACTCCTCTTCCACCAATGCATCTGGCTCTGCAAGTACAACATCTACCACAGCCTTGTCTACCAGGTCGTTGGCTGTTTCTGCGATGAATACATCTACGTCGGCAGGAGGTAGTAGCATTGAAAAAAACAGCACTTCGGGTAGTCGGGGGCAAGGAGGAGGAGAGAGTGGTGAAGGTGAAGGGGAGTGGCTTAACCTTGGATTAGAGTCGGGGGACTCGCCGGGTCAGAGCTTGCCTGAGGGGCAGATGCAAATGTTGG AGGAAGCAGTTGAAATACTAGGGAGAGGGGACAAAGAATCTGCGAGGAATTTGCTTCGTCAGGCAGGAATTGAGCTTCTAGACTCTCCGGGCGATATTGTTGAACAGGGTGGT GAGGCTGCATCCATGGCAAGCTTAATATCAGGTTTATCTTCTCAACTACCTGGCGGTCACATAGATGGTAGTGCTCTCCCTCCTGTTGGAGAGCTTGATCCTGCCACAGGTTTCTTCTACAATCCTTCCAGTA CGGAGAGCTCGtccgacagcaacagcaactcgg